The Ziziphus jujuba cultivar Dongzao chromosome 5, ASM3175591v1 genome segment GTGTTATCTAGTAGTCATGAATCTCATAACACAGTCAGTTGTATGGATTTACGTTTGaataatctatattttttttattacgttAAATGTTCAAAATAAACATTGATACCTAAAAAAGGTCAACGTTTTTTAATGTGACATTTGAAGATAAGCGAAGAGCCTTACTTTGACCCGGTCTGACATAATTTTTGCTTTAGTTTGTTTTTCTGCTCTTTAAAAGTACTTAGTGAGAAAATCACCTTTTACTAGTGTcggttaaaaaattttatgtatgAAGACTTAAGCCACTTTTAGAAAGattattaaaacattttcaactatttttaatttttcaaaaactatttcaAGCAAGATCTTTATGATCTATTTGTCCCCATATATACTTCAAATCCTGCCCAGTTTATACCAAATGATATTGGTTCTGGTCGACTTGTCCACCCTCCGAAGCCAAGATGTCTTATTACTGCTGCtgctgctattattattattattattgtttctttttaggTAAGAAGATGAATTTTATGCATCTATCGCCAATTATATGTGGGGCAGATAGTAATGACTATTTAACATGCCATCAAGAATTTtcagcaaaatatatatgtatatatatatatatatatacatatataaaatgccCTTAAGACTGGTCATATTGCTCTTATTCTGgttctttatttaatttgacaATCGAACTCTCCTACCAACTTGTATACAATCCCTCTGTACCACAAACTATTTTGCTTGTTTAATAAGATACAAAGTTTCTCATGTTTATCTAGTCTAGCTATAAACTAGAATGTTTGATGATATAATTAACttcgataaaaaaatttattatccaaagcaataagtaattaatttaacataatTTCAATCATGCTAATCAATATATtagaactctctctctctctctctctctctctctctctctctctctctctctctctctctctctcacacacacacacacacacacatatttcaatatatatatttgtattactaAATCTGTATAAGGACTAAATaacagtgaatttttttttttcagtcaaataaaccaataaaaagTAGTGGTTTGatgcaaaagaaaattttttttttttgataaattaggatAAATCTAAAATCGAGAGTTATTATCAATGATTATTGTAAAAGGACTGTGTTGAAGggacataaataaataaagaaaactggATAGTGGTTGGCATAGCATTAAGTCAATTAATCCTATATAAGTGGCATAAGCTGAATAAATATGTATAGAATATCAATTCATACTGaccataatttattattttttatttatttctttacatCCGGaaacattaattatattctttccGATAacatttatcttctttttttttttgggggggaaaaaCAAGATAACTTTATTCTTTATTCATCAAACAAAAGGTAACATTATTCTTATATGCCATCAAAATCTATCCTGTCCGTTTCTTTTATCTACATCACCGGACcaccaataaattaaatctaatattCTCAATCCCAGGTTATTGCAAGTTTCAggtttatttaattatctatttttggtaataaaatttcaggttttcaataaattaaattccTCTCTTTAATTAGTTCTTCATAATAGTTTGCATTCGAAGAGTTTACAAGCGTAGAACTAGAAACATGGGGGATCATGGGGATGATGACAAGAAGGCTCACGTGGTAGTGCTGGCAAGTCCCGGCATGGGGCACGTGACCCCTCTCCTTGAGTTGGCCAAAACACTCGTCCTCCACCTTGGATTCCACGTCAGCTTTCTTGCCATCCCTGCCGAAGAAGCATCTCCGGCACAAATTCACCTCCTCCGATCGCCCAATCTTCCTCCTGACCTCCATGTTATCGATCTTCCTCGCGCTCATGTATCAAGTACTCTTCGCCACGACATGGGGGTTTTCTCTCGTCTCTGCGTCGTCGTCCGAGAGGCACTGCGTTTTCTTCCTCCATTCCTAAATCAAAACTCCGTAAACGCGCTCATCACCGATCCCTTCTGTCTCGCTGCTTTCGATATATTCGACGACGACGACGTCTCGGTTCCGACGTATGTATTCTTCACCAGCTCAGCTTCTCTTCTGGCGTTGACCTTCTACTTGCCGACCTTAGACGAAATGGTTGTCGGAGATTATAGTAAAATCTCAGACGAGGTACGTGTCCCTGGTTGCAAGCCTTTGCCGGTTGAAGACTTAATTAACGATGTTCTTGATCGCCAAGTTCTTCCTATTTCGAACCGGTTACCAACGGTAGCCGGTATCCTGTTAAATACTTGGGAGGAGCTTGAGCCGGTTACACTCCGCTCTTTCAGAGAGACACCGTTCTTTCTTCAAATACCAATCCCACCGGTTTACCCCATCGGACCCATCACGAAAAGAGATCCTGAACCGGCCGTAAAAAGTAGTACGTCGCACGCAAACTTGATTTCATGGCTAGATAAACAGCCTTCCTGTTCGGTTGTTTACGTGTCGTTTGGCAGCGGTGGGACCCTTTCAGCAGAGCAAACTAATGAGTTGGCTCGGGGTTTGGAGCTGAGTGGGCAACGATTCGTCTGGGTCGCTCGGCCTCCAGCTGAAGCTAACGCTTCTGGTAACTTTTTCAACGCGGGTGATGAGGTGGAAGATCCGGCCACGTATCTGGAACAAGGGTTTCGGGATAGGACAGAAGGAGTGGGGATGGTGATATCCTCGTGGGCCCCACAGGAGGAGGTGCTTCGTCATCCATCCATAGCTGGGTTTTTAACCCATTGCGGATGGAATTCTTTACTGGAAAGCATTGTTTATGGCGTACCGATGATCGCGTGGCCAATGTACAACGAGCAGAGAATGAACGCC includes the following:
- the LOC107420237 gene encoding anthocyanidin 3-O-glucosyltransferase 5-like, whose protein sequence is MGDHGDDDKKAHVVVLASPGMGHVTPLLELAKTLVLHLGFHVSFLAIPAEEASPAQIHLLRSPNLPPDLHVIDLPRAHVSSTLRHDMGVFSRLCVVVREALRFLPPFLNQNSVNALITDPFCLAAFDIFDDDDVSVPTYVFFTSSASLLALTFYLPTLDEMVVGDYSKISDEVRVPGCKPLPVEDLINDVLDRQVLPISNRLPTVAGILLNTWEELEPVTLRSFRETPFFLQIPIPPVYPIGPITKRDPEPAVKSSTSHANLISWLDKQPSCSVVYVSFGSGGTLSAEQTNELARGLELSGQRFVWVARPPAEANASGNFFNAGDEVEDPATYLEQGFRDRTEGVGMVISSWAPQEEVLRHPSIAGFLTHCGWNSLLESIVYGVPMIAWPMYNEQRMNARMLIEMGLAVKPEVGEGKRVVGWSEIEKVVRMIVEGEQGMLIRSRVREFQNSALRAFNNGSLACVANQWKVESGL